From a single Oreochromis niloticus isolate F11D_XX linkage group LG4, O_niloticus_UMD_NMBU, whole genome shotgun sequence genomic region:
- the hoxb4a gene encoding homeobox protein Hox-B4a has product MAMSSYLINSNYVDPKFPPCEEYSQSDYLPSHSPDYYSSQREEPAPFQPDSLYHHHQHHPHQNHQPQQRAEPPYTQCQRGSQTASVVMSPRGHVVAPTGLQTTPLPEQSHRCDSVTPSPPPPPSCGQTPHSQSRSSPTSTRKDPVVYPWMKKVHVNIVSSNYTGGEPKRSRTAYTRQQVLELEKEFHYNRYLTRRRRVEIAHTLCLSERQIKIWFQNRRMKWKKDHKLPNTKVRSGTGSNNTNSQALAGSQSRSSGPL; this is encoded by the exons ATGGCCATGAGCTCCTATTTGATCAACTCCAACTATGTGGACCCCAAGTTTCCACCTTGTGAGGAATACTCACAGAGTGACTATCTGCCCAGTCACTCTCCGGATTATTACAGCTCCCAGAGAGAGGAGCCTGCTCCCTTCCAACCGGACTCTCTTTACCACCACCATCAGCACCACCCGCACCAGAACCACCAGCCGCAGCAGCGAGCCGAGCCGCCATACACACAGTGCCAGCGTGGATCGCAGACCGCTTCGGTGGTGATGTCCCCACGAGGTCATGTCGTCGCCCCGACCGGACTGCAGACCACTCCACTCCCGGAGCAGAGCCACCGCTGTGATTCCGTGACACCGAGCCCGCCTCCACCTCCGTCTTGCGGTCAAACACCCCACAGCCAAAGCAGGTCTTCCCCAACAAGCACTCGTAAGGACCCCGTAGTGTACCCGTGGATGAAGAAAGTTCATGTAAACATCG TGAGTTCAAACTACACTGGGGGTGAGCCGAAGCGCTCGCGGACGGCCTACACGCGCCAGCAGGTTCTAGAGCTCGAGAAGGAGTTCCACTACAACCGGTACTTGACACGCAGGCGCAGGGTGGAGATTGCGCATACGCTGTGTCTGTCGGAACGGCAGATCAAAATCTGGTTCCAGAACCGGAGGATGAAATGGAAAAAGGACCACAAGCTGCCCAACACCAAGGTCCGCTCTGGAACAGGCAGCAACAATACAAACTCCCAGGCTCTAGCCGGATCCCAGAGCCGTTCTTCCGGACCACTATAG